A single genomic interval of Hevea brasiliensis isolate MT/VB/25A 57/8 chromosome 4, ASM3005281v1, whole genome shotgun sequence harbors:
- the LOC110633027 gene encoding calmodulin-binding transcription activator 5 isoform X6: MESGVPGQLVGSEIHGFHTLQDLDYGNITEEASSRWLRPNEIHAILCNYKYFVINVKPVHLPKSGVIKLFDRKKLRNFRKDGHNWKKKKDGKTVKEAHEHLKVGNEERIHVYYAHGEDNPTFVRRCYWLLDKTLEHIVLVHYRETQEGSPVTPMNSNSSSVSDQSPWLLSEEFDSGAGHAYYAGMKEPLEPGDSSTVRDHEMRLHEINTLEWDELVMNDLNISPMPKGDKSMSFDQHNQIAVNGSMNDGISLPAYNLSAEIPPLDNLTEPIARNNNSCLNIPEDAYTKPTRVQGNVQKKDSSILGTGDSSDLLVNDGLQSQDSFGRWINDIIADSAGSVDNAVPESSISSGHDSHTSPAIDQLQSSIPEQIFVITDISHTWAFSSETTKILVTGYFHEQYLHLAKFDLCCVCGDACVHAEIVQVGVYRCLVSPHSPGLVNLFLSLDGHKPISQVLNFEYRSPLRYPAVSSEDKPNWEEFKLQMRLACLLFSTSRSLSILTSKVSPANLKEAKKFAQKTASISHNWACLIKSIEENRVSFSQAKDSLFEQSLKNMLKEWLLERVVEGCKTTEYDAQGQGVIHLCAILGYTWAVYLFSWSGLSLDFRDKHGWTALHWAAYFGREKMVAVLLSAGAKPNLVTDPTSDHPGGCTAADLASAKGYDGLAAYLSEKCLVAQFKDMSVAGNVSGSLQTSSTDNVNAENLSEEDLYLKDTLAAYRTVADAAARIQVAFREHSLKVRTKAVQFANPEDEARNIVAAMKIQHAFRNYETRKKMAAAARIQYRFRTWKMRKEFLTMRKHAIRIQAAFRGFQVRRQYCKIVWSVGVLEKAILRWRLKRRGFRGLHVDPIEVVADERQESDVEEDFYRASRKQAEERVERAVVRVQAMFRSRKAQEEYRRMKLTYNEAELEYEGLLDHDINLDG, from the exons ATGGAAAGTGGTGTGCCGGGGCAGCTTGTGGGCTCGGAGATTCATGGATTTCATACACTGCAAG ATTTGGATTATGGGAACATAACGGAGGAAGCTAGTTCAAGATGGCTCCGACCAAATGAAATTCATGCAATACTTTGTAACTATAAGTATTTCGTCATTAATGTCAAGCCAGTGCACTTGCCCAAAA GTGGTGTTATTAAGTTATTTGACCGTAAGAAGCTTAGGAACTTCCGCAAAGATGGTCATAattggaagaaaaaaaaagatgggAAGACGGTTAAAGAAGCTCATGAACACTTAAAA GTTGGTAATGAAGAAAGGATTCATGTATACTATGCACATGGGGAAGACAACCCAACCTTTGTCCGCAGGTGTTATTGGCTACTTGATAA GACTCTGGAACATATAGTCCTTGTGCACTATCGAGAAACTCAGGAG GGTTCTCCAGTCACACCTATGAATTCAAATTCTAGTTCAGTCTCTGACCAGTCACCTTGGCTTTTATCAGAAGAATTTGATTCTGGAGCTGGTCATGCATATTATGCTGGCATGAAAGAACCTCTAG AGCCTGGTGACAGTTCAACTGTCAGAGATCATGAAATGAGGCTTCATGAGATTAATACACTTGAATGGGATGAGCTTGTGATGAATGATCTTAACATTTCACCCATGCCTAAAGGAG ATAAGAGTATGAGCTTTGACCAGCATAATCAAATTGCAGTGAATGGGTCCATGAATGAT GGTATTTCTCTTCCAGCCTACAATTTATCTGCAGAAATTCCTCCTTTAGATAACTTAACTGAACCTATTGCAAGGAACAACAATTCTTGCTTAAATATTCCAGAGGATGCTTACACTAAGCCAACAAGAGTCCAAGGAAATGTGCAGAAGAAGGATTCTAGTATCCTAGGGACTGGTGATTCTTCAGACTTGCTGGTTAATGATGGTCTGCAAAGTCAAGATAGTTTTGGAAGGTGGATAAACGACATAATAGCCGACTCTGCAGGTTCTGTAGATAATGCTGTGCCTGAGTCTTCTATTTCATCTGGTCATGATTCACATACTTCTCCAGCAATTGATCAACTTCAATCTTCTATTCCTGAACAAATATTTGTCATCACTGATATCTCCCACACATGGGCCTTTTCAAGTGAAACGACAAAG ATTTTAGTTACTGGATATTTCCATGAACAATATCTACATCTGGCAAAATTTGACCTGTGTTGTGTGTGTGGAGATGCATGTGTTCATGCAGAAATTGTTCAGGTTGGAGTGTATCGCTGTTTGGTATCACCACATTCCCCTGGATTAGTAAATCTGTTTTTAAGTTTGGATGGCCATAAACCCATAAGCCAAGTTTTAAATTTTGAGTACCGCTCTCCATTACGCTATCCTGCGGTTTCATCAGAAGACAAACCCAACTGGGAAGAGTTCAAACTTCAGATGAGACTTGCTTGCTTGCTTTTCTCTACATCCAGAAGCCTCAGCATTTTAACCAGCAAGGTATCACCAGCTAACTTGAAGGAGGCTAAAAAGTTTGCTCAAAAAACCGCTAGCATTTCCCATAATTGGGCATGTTTGATCAAGTCAATCGAGGAAAATAGAGTTTCATTTTCACAAGCAAAAGATAGTTTGTTTGAACAATCTTTGAAGAACATGCTAAAGGAATGGTTGTTGGAAAGAGTGGTTGAAGGCTGTAAAACCACTGAATATGATGCTCAAGGTCAAGGTGTAATCCATTTGTGTGCTATTCTTGGATATACTTGGgctgtttatttattttcatggTCAGGCTTGTCATTGGATTTTCGAGATAAACATGGATGGACAGCTCTTCATTGGGCAGCAtattttggaag GGAGAAAATGGTTGCAGTTCTCTTATCTGCAGGGGCAAAGCCAAACTTGGTCACAGATCCCACTTCAGATCACCCTGGTGGATGCACTGCTGCTGATCTTGCATCTGCAAAGGGTTATGATGGCTTAGCAGCTTATCTGTCAGAAAAGTGTTTAGTAGCACAATTCAAGGATATGTCTGTAGCCGGAAATGTTAGTGGCTCTCTGCAAACAAGTTCAACTGACAATGTGAACGCCGAGAATTTAAGTGAGGAGGACCTATATCTGAAGGATACTTTAGCAGCTTATCGAACAGTTGCTGATGCAGCAGCACGTATACAGGTTGCATTTAGAGAACACTCCCTAAAAGTTCGGACTAAAGCAGTTCAGTTTGCAAATCCAGAGGATGAAGCACGGAACATAGTTGCGGCAATGAAGATTCAACATGCCTTTCGCAACTATGAAACACGGAAAAAGATGGCAGCTGCTGCCCGTATCCAGTATAGGTTTCGTACATGGAAAATGCGGAAGGAATTCCTTACCATGCGTAAACATGCTATCAGAATTCAA GCTGCTTTTCGAGGCTTCCAAGTGAGAAGGCAATACTGCAAGATAGTCTGGTCAGTTGGAGTGCTTGAGAAAGCAATTCTGCGATGGCGTTTAAAAAGAAGAGGATTCCGTGGCCTTCATGTTGATCCCATTGAAGTAGTTGCAGATGAGAGGCAGGAAAGTGATGTGGAGGAAGACTTCTACCGAGCTAGTCGGAAGCAAGCTGAAGAGCGTGTTGAGAGAGCAGTTGTACGGGTTCAAGCCATGTTCCGTTCAAGGAAGGCACAAGAAGAATATCGCAGGATGAAATTGACTTATAACGAAGCAGAG CTGGAATACGAAGGGCTTCTTGACCATGATATCAACTTGGATGGATGA
- the LOC110633027 gene encoding calmodulin-binding transcription activator 5 isoform X7, whose product MESGVPGQLVGSEIHGFHTLQDLDYGNITEEASSRWLRPNEIHAILCNYKYFVINVKPVHLPKSGVIKLFDRKKLRNFRKDGHNWKKKKDGKTVKEAHEHLKVGNEERIHVYYAHGEDNPTFVRRCYWLLDKTLEHIVLVHYRETQEQLQGSPVTPMNSNSSSVSDQSPWLLSEEFDSGAGHAYYAGMKEPLGDFTEPGDSSTVRDHEMRLHEINTLEWDELVMNDLNISPMPKGDKSMSFDQHNQIAVNGSMNDEDAYTKPTRVQGNVQKKDSSILGTGDSSDLLVNDGLQSQDSFGRWINDIIADSAGSVDNAVPESSISSGHDSHTSPAIDQLQSSIPEQIFVITDISHTWAFSSETTKILVTGYFHEQYLHLAKFDLCCVCGDACVHAEIVQVGVYRCLVSPHSPGLVNLFLSLDGHKPISQVLNFEYRSPLRYPAVSSEDKPNWEEFKLQMRLACLLFSTSRSLSILTSKVSPANLKEAKKFAQKTASISHNWACLIKSIEENRVSFSQAKDSLFEQSLKNMLKEWLLERVVEGCKTTEYDAQGQGVIHLCAILGYTWAVYLFSWSGLSLDFRDKHGWTALHWAAYFGREKMVAVLLSAGAKPNLVTDPTSDHPGGCTAADLASAKGYDGLAAYLSEKCLVAQFKDMSVAGNVSGSLQTSSTDNVNAENLSEEDLYLKDTLAAYRTVADAAARIQVAFREHSLKVRTKAVQFANPEDEARNIVAAMKIQHAFRNYETRKKMAAAARIQYRFRTWKMRKEFLTMRKHAIRIQAAFRGFQVRRQYCKIVWSVGVLEKAILRWRLKRRGFRGLHVDPIEVVADERQESDVEEDFYRASRKQAEERVERAVVRVQAMFRSRKAQEEYRRMKLTYNEAELEYEGLLDHDINLDG is encoded by the exons ATGGAAAGTGGTGTGCCGGGGCAGCTTGTGGGCTCGGAGATTCATGGATTTCATACACTGCAAG ATTTGGATTATGGGAACATAACGGAGGAAGCTAGTTCAAGATGGCTCCGACCAAATGAAATTCATGCAATACTTTGTAACTATAAGTATTTCGTCATTAATGTCAAGCCAGTGCACTTGCCCAAAA GTGGTGTTATTAAGTTATTTGACCGTAAGAAGCTTAGGAACTTCCGCAAAGATGGTCATAattggaagaaaaaaaaagatgggAAGACGGTTAAAGAAGCTCATGAACACTTAAAA GTTGGTAATGAAGAAAGGATTCATGTATACTATGCACATGGGGAAGACAACCCAACCTTTGTCCGCAGGTGTTATTGGCTACTTGATAA GACTCTGGAACATATAGTCCTTGTGCACTATCGAGAAACTCAGGAG CAGTTGCAGGGTTCTCCAGTCACACCTATGAATTCAAATTCTAGTTCAGTCTCTGACCAGTCACCTTGGCTTTTATCAGAAGAATTTGATTCTGGAGCTGGTCATGCATATTATGCTGGCATGAAAGAACCTCTAGGTGATTTTACTG AGCCTGGTGACAGTTCAACTGTCAGAGATCATGAAATGAGGCTTCATGAGATTAATACACTTGAATGGGATGAGCTTGTGATGAATGATCTTAACATTTCACCCATGCCTAAAGGAG ATAAGAGTATGAGCTTTGACCAGCATAATCAAATTGCAGTGAATGGGTCCATGAATGATG AGGATGCTTACACTAAGCCAACAAGAGTCCAAGGAAATGTGCAGAAGAAGGATTCTAGTATCCTAGGGACTGGTGATTCTTCAGACTTGCTGGTTAATGATGGTCTGCAAAGTCAAGATAGTTTTGGAAGGTGGATAAACGACATAATAGCCGACTCTGCAGGTTCTGTAGATAATGCTGTGCCTGAGTCTTCTATTTCATCTGGTCATGATTCACATACTTCTCCAGCAATTGATCAACTTCAATCTTCTATTCCTGAACAAATATTTGTCATCACTGATATCTCCCACACATGGGCCTTTTCAAGTGAAACGACAAAG ATTTTAGTTACTGGATATTTCCATGAACAATATCTACATCTGGCAAAATTTGACCTGTGTTGTGTGTGTGGAGATGCATGTGTTCATGCAGAAATTGTTCAGGTTGGAGTGTATCGCTGTTTGGTATCACCACATTCCCCTGGATTAGTAAATCTGTTTTTAAGTTTGGATGGCCATAAACCCATAAGCCAAGTTTTAAATTTTGAGTACCGCTCTCCATTACGCTATCCTGCGGTTTCATCAGAAGACAAACCCAACTGGGAAGAGTTCAAACTTCAGATGAGACTTGCTTGCTTGCTTTTCTCTACATCCAGAAGCCTCAGCATTTTAACCAGCAAGGTATCACCAGCTAACTTGAAGGAGGCTAAAAAGTTTGCTCAAAAAACCGCTAGCATTTCCCATAATTGGGCATGTTTGATCAAGTCAATCGAGGAAAATAGAGTTTCATTTTCACAAGCAAAAGATAGTTTGTTTGAACAATCTTTGAAGAACATGCTAAAGGAATGGTTGTTGGAAAGAGTGGTTGAAGGCTGTAAAACCACTGAATATGATGCTCAAGGTCAAGGTGTAATCCATTTGTGTGCTATTCTTGGATATACTTGGgctgtttatttattttcatggTCAGGCTTGTCATTGGATTTTCGAGATAAACATGGATGGACAGCTCTTCATTGGGCAGCAtattttggaag GGAGAAAATGGTTGCAGTTCTCTTATCTGCAGGGGCAAAGCCAAACTTGGTCACAGATCCCACTTCAGATCACCCTGGTGGATGCACTGCTGCTGATCTTGCATCTGCAAAGGGTTATGATGGCTTAGCAGCTTATCTGTCAGAAAAGTGTTTAGTAGCACAATTCAAGGATATGTCTGTAGCCGGAAATGTTAGTGGCTCTCTGCAAACAAGTTCAACTGACAATGTGAACGCCGAGAATTTAAGTGAGGAGGACCTATATCTGAAGGATACTTTAGCAGCTTATCGAACAGTTGCTGATGCAGCAGCACGTATACAGGTTGCATTTAGAGAACACTCCCTAAAAGTTCGGACTAAAGCAGTTCAGTTTGCAAATCCAGAGGATGAAGCACGGAACATAGTTGCGGCAATGAAGATTCAACATGCCTTTCGCAACTATGAAACACGGAAAAAGATGGCAGCTGCTGCCCGTATCCAGTATAGGTTTCGTACATGGAAAATGCGGAAGGAATTCCTTACCATGCGTAAACATGCTATCAGAATTCAA GCTGCTTTTCGAGGCTTCCAAGTGAGAAGGCAATACTGCAAGATAGTCTGGTCAGTTGGAGTGCTTGAGAAAGCAATTCTGCGATGGCGTTTAAAAAGAAGAGGATTCCGTGGCCTTCATGTTGATCCCATTGAAGTAGTTGCAGATGAGAGGCAGGAAAGTGATGTGGAGGAAGACTTCTACCGAGCTAGTCGGAAGCAAGCTGAAGAGCGTGTTGAGAGAGCAGTTGTACGGGTTCAAGCCATGTTCCGTTCAAGGAAGGCACAAGAAGAATATCGCAGGATGAAATTGACTTATAACGAAGCAGAG CTGGAATACGAAGGGCTTCTTGACCATGATATCAACTTGGATGGATGA